In Paenibacillus guangzhouensis, a single window of DNA contains:
- a CDS encoding MGDG synthase family glycosyltransferase: MIRNGAAASQSRILILSGPLGHGHLQTAKSIVEASQLIRSDIDVEIVDYMETTSPHLHQVGAFCYAQWVRTFPSIYGYLYKKTRHENFMVKEAKRVRGSSLRALLKLIEEKKPSVIVSTFPPAAVAVSKLKMRGLINCKTATVITDYTDHSFWLNPGTDLYLVGSERVARSLMHRGIARSTIEVTGIPVRPKFYKTYDREQLQRKYQLDPNKLTVMLMGGGWGLIPDAVLRSMQNPQWKNRVQFVVICGANERLRHRLQGIADHSEVSITVLGYVEQIHEWMACSDLMMTKPGGISTSEALMQQLPLLLYKALPGQEEDNVQELVETGMAVYAPTEAELEMQLAWMMTDPTRIRGMRAQAKSLRKHSPYHALSAILTLEETSPLSIPMYEQATLQVTPLI, encoded by the coding sequence ATGATACGAAATGGAGCCGCAGCGAGCCAATCGCGAATTTTGATTCTCTCCGGTCCTCTGGGACATGGACATTTGCAGACTGCAAAATCAATAGTAGAAGCTTCGCAGTTAATTCGCAGCGACATTGATGTAGAAATTGTTGATTACATGGAGACGACTTCACCGCATTTGCACCAGGTTGGCGCATTCTGTTATGCCCAATGGGTAAGAACATTCCCAAGCATTTACGGTTACTTATATAAGAAAACAAGACATGAGAATTTTATGGTTAAAGAAGCGAAACGTGTTCGAGGTTCAAGTCTGCGTGCGCTCTTGAAATTGATTGAAGAGAAGAAGCCATCGGTGATCGTGAGTACGTTCCCGCCGGCAGCTGTTGCGGTATCCAAGCTGAAAATGCGTGGCTTGATTAACTGCAAGACAGCAACGGTAATTACCGATTATACGGATCATAGCTTTTGGCTGAACCCTGGAACGGATTTGTACTTGGTTGGGTCTGAGCGTGTAGCGCGTTCCTTGATGCATCGAGGGATCGCTCGCTCCACGATCGAAGTTACAGGGATTCCTGTACGTCCGAAGTTCTATAAGACTTATGATCGCGAACAGCTGCAGCGCAAATACCAGTTGGATCCGAATAAATTAACCGTCATGCTCATGGGCGGAGGCTGGGGATTGATTCCGGATGCCGTCCTGCGCTCTATGCAAAATCCGCAGTGGAAAAATCGCGTGCAATTCGTGGTGATCTGCGGTGCGAATGAGAGACTGAGACATCGACTCCAAGGCATTGCGGATCATAGCGAAGTATCGATTACCGTCCTTGGCTATGTGGAGCAAATCCATGAGTGGATGGCATGTTCAGATCTGATGATGACGAAGCCAGGCGGAATCTCGACTAGTGAAGCGCTGATGCAGCAGCTGCCGTTATTACTGTACAAAGCACTGCCAGGGCAAGAAGAGGATAATGTGCAAGAGTTAGTGGAGACGGGAATGGCGGTGTACGCGCCAACGGAAGCGGAGCTTGAAATGCAATTGGCGTGGATGATGACGGATCCAACGCGGATTCGAGGAATGCGCGCTCAGGCGAAATCCTTGCGCAAACATTCCCCGTACCATGCCTTATCAGCCATACTTACTTTAGAAGAAACTTCACCTTTATCCATACCGATGTATGAACAGGCTACATTACAAGTGACCCCACTCATCTAA
- a CDS encoding TrkH family potassium uptake protein, producing MVHRTFRLSPARTLTVGFVILICIGTILLMLPFAVREGLQPLSWEDALFTSTSATCVTGLVVVDTITTFSTFGQVVIMLLVQIGGLGFMTFATIFALMMKKRISLRERLILQEAMNANSIEGIVRLIRKVIFFSILIEASAALIFTFHWARDMPLHQSIYFGVFHAISLFNNGGFDLFGDFSSFKAFVDDPLFNVVSYMLIFAGSVGFVVLAELFDYKHMRRLSLHTKVVLTTSGILWIGGGIIIFVLEYTNPQTLGTLDLSGKIYASFFQSVATRSAGTSTLDIGALRQVTQFIMIILMFIGAAPGSTGGGIKVTTFAVLIVSAIAMIQGREDVEMFRYRLSKELILRALTITFIALFLVITVSTVLSMTEKDSFIAILFETTSAVGTVGFSMGMTPDLTLAGKIILNVTMLIGRLGPLTLAFALGSRNVKRGYRRPEGKMMIG from the coding sequence ATGGTACATCGGACTTTTAGACTGTCACCTGCACGCACCTTGACGGTTGGTTTTGTCATCCTCATCTGCATCGGCACCATCCTGCTCATGCTCCCCTTTGCGGTCCGTGAAGGACTTCAGCCCTTATCCTGGGAAGACGCGCTCTTCACGTCAACCTCTGCGACCTGTGTAACCGGACTTGTCGTCGTGGATACTATCACAACCTTCTCCACCTTCGGACAAGTCGTCATTATGCTCCTCGTCCAGATTGGTGGACTCGGATTCATGACCTTCGCTACGATCTTCGCACTGATGATGAAGAAACGCATCTCCCTGCGCGAACGACTTATTCTCCAAGAGGCTATGAATGCTAACAGCATTGAAGGCATCGTACGGTTGATTCGCAAGGTTATCTTCTTCTCGATTCTGATCGAGGCTTCCGCAGCGCTCATCTTCACCTTTCACTGGGCGAGAGATATGCCGCTCCATCAATCGATTTATTTCGGTGTGTTCCATGCGATTTCACTATTCAATAATGGCGGGTTCGATCTATTCGGCGATTTCAGCAGCTTCAAGGCATTCGTCGATGATCCGTTATTTAACGTCGTATCCTATATGCTGATCTTCGCTGGCAGCGTCGGCTTCGTCGTTCTAGCCGAATTGTTCGATTACAAGCATATGCGTCGACTCTCACTGCATACGAAAGTGGTTCTAACGACAAGCGGGATCCTCTGGATCGGAGGCGGGATCATTATCTTCGTCCTGGAATATACAAATCCGCAGACCCTGGGTACCCTTGACCTCTCCGGCAAGATTTACGCTTCCTTCTTCCAATCCGTCGCTACCCGGTCCGCTGGAACGAGCACCCTGGATATCGGAGCACTTCGACAGGTAACCCAATTCATCATGATCATCCTCATGTTCATCGGTGCGGCTCCCGGTTCAACCGGCGGCGGAATCAAAGTCACGACCTTTGCCGTTCTCATCGTCTCCGCCATTGCTATGATTCAAGGACGAGAGGATGTCGAGATGTTCCGTTACCGCCTATCCAAGGAATTAATCCTACGAGCCTTGACCATTACCTTCATTGCGCTGTTCCTCGTCATTACAGTGTCTACCGTCCTATCGATGACGGAGAAGGACTCTTTCATTGCAATCTTGTTCGAGACCACCTCGGCCGTTGGCACGGTAGGATTCTCGATGGGAATGACACCAGACCTCACGCTTGCGGGCAAGATCATCCTAAACGTCACCATGCTGATTGGACGTCTAGGACCGCTTACCCTTGCCTTTGCCCTTGGTTCCCGAAATGTAAAAAGAGGATACCGACGCCCGGAAGGCAAAATGATGATCGGTTAA
- a CDS encoding DUF3298 and DUF4163 domain-containing protein encodes MDPYSFPVQLKTASIQSKNVKIYYPQIIHLPNTVVEKRMNITIKNQAESLIKMQNFNPNTPQSEMQGGYEIKTNERAILSLTQSNYAFYDHQAHGMTYLKSLTGNVKTGKFYSLAELFKPGSNYVQRLSDIIRVQIKERHIDLLEPFTSIRPDQDYYVADKSLVIYFELYEITPYYYGFPMFPISVYQIQDIINESGPLGILSAS; translated from the coding sequence ATGGACCCATATTCATTTCCCGTGCAGCTGAAGACTGCTTCGATACAATCCAAAAACGTAAAGATATATTACCCGCAAATCATTCATTTGCCCAATACCGTCGTTGAGAAGCGAATGAACATCACGATCAAGAATCAAGCGGAGTCTTTGATAAAAATGCAGAACTTCAACCCCAACACACCGCAATCCGAAATGCAGGGCGGCTATGAGATCAAGACGAATGAACGCGCGATCCTAAGCTTAACGCAGAGCAACTACGCGTTCTATGATCATCAAGCCCATGGGATGACCTACCTTAAATCATTGACAGGCAATGTGAAGACGGGCAAGTTCTACAGCCTAGCAGAACTCTTCAAACCGGGTAGCAACTATGTACAGCGGTTGTCGGACATTATTCGCGTTCAAATCAAGGAGCGTCATATCGATCTACTCGAGCCGTTCACCAGTATTCGACCGGATCAAGACTATTATGTTGCGGACAAATCACTCGTCATATACTTCGAGCTGTATGAAATTACGCCTTATTATTATGGCTTTCCGATGTTCCCCATCTCCGTCTATCAGATCCAAGACATCATCAATGAGAGTGGCCCTCTCGGCATTCTCTCCGCAAGTTAG
- a CDS encoding MarR family winged helix-turn-helix transcriptional regulator: MNRREELYSVMSDYVAKLVVGYAKMNELSSSQLYILKVLGTKGDKNCSELAKLLDVSLPAVTSLVNKLVKKGYVRRHTPENNRRVVMLQISQPGLEMLRQSDARFAEIMDEMLQDFPEEELDVLLGYYKRMNGNMKIKQMQD; the protein is encoded by the coding sequence ATGAATCGACGTGAAGAATTATATTCGGTGATGTCCGACTATGTCGCGAAATTGGTTGTTGGCTATGCCAAAATGAATGAGCTCTCCTCATCGCAGTTATACATTCTCAAGGTGCTGGGAACCAAAGGGGACAAGAATTGCTCGGAACTTGCCAAGCTGCTGGATGTATCCTTGCCCGCGGTAACAAGTCTCGTTAATAAGCTGGTGAAGAAGGGTTACGTCAGACGCCATACGCCGGAGAATAACCGCCGCGTGGTCATGCTGCAGATCAGCCAGCCGGGACTTGAGATGCTGCGTCAGAGTGATGCGAGGTTTGCGGAGATAATGGACGAGATGCTGCAAGATTTCCCAGAGGAAGAGTTAGATGTTCTTCTTGGCTACTACAAGAGAATGAACGGAAATATGAAGATTAAGCAGATGCAGGACTAA
- a CDS encoding SDR family NAD(P)-dependent oxidoreductase, with amino-acid sequence MARLAGKVAIVTGAAGGMGKADALLFAEEGAKVVVTDVQFDKVQEVVSEIKQHGGEAIGFWHDVASEEDWATIVQETVKQFGKIDVLVNNAGISSMVPMLDSSVELWNKIMSINLTGVFLGQKFVIPHMIENGGGSIVNISSIAGLTGGSGAGAYTASKGAVRLLTKATAVDFAKNNIRVNSIHPGYIETPMTVDLMANDEMRQWFLMQTPLPRLGKAEDIAKAVLFLASDESSYITGVELPVDGGYFAK; translated from the coding sequence ATGGCAAGATTAGCAGGGAAAGTGGCGATTGTAACAGGTGCAGCAGGCGGTATGGGGAAAGCAGATGCATTACTTTTTGCTGAAGAAGGTGCTAAAGTTGTCGTAACCGATGTTCAATTCGATAAGGTTCAAGAGGTTGTATCAGAGATTAAGCAGCATGGCGGGGAAGCCATCGGATTCTGGCATGATGTGGCCTCTGAGGAAGATTGGGCAACGATCGTTCAAGAGACCGTGAAGCAGTTCGGGAAGATCGATGTCCTGGTGAATAATGCGGGGATCTCTAGTATGGTACCGATGCTTGATTCGTCTGTTGAGCTCTGGAACAAGATTATGTCCATTAACTTGACAGGCGTCTTCTTAGGTCAGAAATTCGTGATCCCTCACATGATTGAGAATGGCGGCGGTTCGATCGTGAATATCTCTTCCATTGCTGGATTAACAGGCGGCAGCGGTGCGGGGGCTTATACGGCAAGTAAAGGAGCGGTTCGTCTTCTGACGAAAGCGACGGCGGTTGACTTTGCGAAGAATAACATCCGCGTGAATTCCATCCACCCGGGCTATATCGAGACACCAATGACCGTAGACCTCATGGCGAATGATGAAATGAGACAATGGTTCTTGATGCAGACACCGCTTCCTCGTCTTGGTAAAGCCGAAGATATCGCGAAGGCGGTGCTATTCTTAGCTTCCGACGAATCTTCGTACATTACAGGTGTAGAGCTTCCGGTAGACGGCGGTTATTTCGCCAAATAA